One genomic region from Magallana gigas chromosome 3, xbMagGiga1.1, whole genome shotgun sequence encodes:
- the LOC105328954 gene encoding short-chain collagen C4, giving the protein MMDLKAVLLVAVCLCVMPVQVGGWKYIYYQYFSLLTKYKHLYGELQELKDLLASLTKGAKGEPGPAGINGANGAQGDKGDKGTAGSQGAKGDQGIKGHKGDVGPKGEPGTQGTVISMDSMGKQRAQRAKGDLGLIGKKEHQGPSGTKGEQ; this is encoded by the exons GATGGACTTGAAAGCAGTTCTGTTGGTGGCAGTGTGCTTATGTGTGATGCCAGTCCAAGTGGGAGGGTGGAAATACATATACTACCAGTACTTCAGCCTGCTGACAAAGTACAAGCATCTGTACGGTGAGCTACAGGAACTGAAGGATTTATTAGCTTCCCTCACCAAAG GTGCGAAAGGAGAACCGGGACCAGCCGGAATAAATGGGGCCAACGGCGCGCAGGGAGACAAGGGAGATAAAGGGACCGCCGGGTCCCAGGGGGCCAAGGGGGATCAGGGAATAAAGGGTCACAAAGGAGATGTGGGCCCAAAGGGCGAGCCCGGGACTCAAGGTACTGTTATCAGCATGGACAGTATGGGCAAGCAACGTGCCCAGAGGGCAAAGGGAGACCTGGGCTTGATTGGTAAAAAGGAACATCAGGGTCCCAGTGGAACTAAAGGTGAACAATAA